Within Planctomycetota bacterium, the genomic segment GCCGGCACCATCGGCCGGCTCGGCCTCGCCTGGCCGGAGGTCACGGCCGACAAGAAGCAGGCGATCGAGGAGGCACGACGGAAGCTGATGGCCGAGTGACGGGGTCGCGGGCACGCCGCTCGCTCAGGTCCGTGCCGCCGCTCCCCACGACCAGGTCTTGAGCGTCGACCAGTTGAAGTAGGCGGTGTCGGTGAAAGTGCTCACCCCGCCGAGGGCGACACGCCAGGTGCCGGTGTTGCGGTTGCGGGCGCTGATGTCGGCCCGGCCATCGCCGTTGAAGTCCCCGACGACGAAGAAGTCGTAGGGAATGCTCGCCCCCCAGGTGCCATACGCGCCGCTGACCGCGACGGCATTACTGATCCGCGACACCCGCCACGTGCCGGTCAGCGCATCGCGGCCGGCGATGTCGGTCCGGCCGTCGCCATTGAAGTCGCCGGTCATGACGTTGATCCAGGTCACCGCCGGTGACCAGTTCCACTGGTAGAGGTCGCTGAACCCGACGCCCGTGGACAGCGCCAGCCGCCAGTTGCCGGTGACGGGATTGCGGCCGGCGAAGTCGAGGCGCTTGTCGCCGTTGAAGTCGCCGGTGACGAAGTTCGACCAACTGACGGCGTTGGTCCAGGTGGCGACCGTGCTACTGACGTAGATCGAGCCGTTGAACCGCGACAGGCGCCACTGGCCGGTCAGCGGGTCGCGGCCGAGGAGATCGGTGCGGCCGTCGCCGGTGAAGTCGCCGGTCATGACGTTGGTCCAGGCGACGTTTGCCGGCCAGTTCCAGAAGGCGGCGTCGGAAAACGATCCGCCGGTGCTGACGCCGATCCGCCAGTTGCCGTTGGTCGGATTGCGGGCGGCGATGTCGGTGCGGCCGTCACCGTTGAAATCGCCCGCAACATAGTCGGTCCAGTTGATGCTCATCGGCCAGGTCGACCAGACCTGCGGCGTCGCCGTGCCGCTGGCCGGCGTGAGGATCACCTGCCACTGGCCGCTGCCGCTGCGCAGCGCCGTGTCGTCACGGCCGTCGGCGTTGAAGTCGCCGGTGAGCGTGGCGGTCACCGTGGCGCTGGCGAGCGTGGCGAGGAGGGTCGTCGTCGCGACGCCGTTGGTGCGCCGGCTGACCCACAGCTCGTTCCCGGACCGGCCGACGAGGCCGCCAGCCATCGCCGGTTGGCGGACGACCGTGAACTGGTCTTCCTTGAAGTCGGTCGGGTCGAGGGCCGATGCGGCGCGGACGGTGATCACCGCCGTGCCCGACTGACTCACGGCATGATCGAGCCGCAGGACGCCGTCGCCGATGCTCGCCGCCACCAGGGCCGGATTACTGCTCGAAACCGTGTACACCAGTTCGCCGACCCGGCTGACCGACGGGAACGACACGAACTGCGCCGGCTGGACCACGAGCGGATTGGGGATCGGGATGGGGACGTCGCGGATCGGTAGGTCGGTGAAGGCGCCATTTTCGCCGTTGGGATAGACGGCCGCACCGTAGGAGCCGTAGTAGCCGGAGGCGTTGTAGGTGGGGACGGCCGCCAGCGAGTCGACGGCCGCCATGCCGTTGCCGAGGACGCGGCCGAAGGCGGTGAAGCCGCCGTTTTGGTTGTCGAGGTTGGAGGAGTTGTCGGCGAGGTTGAAGAACCACTGGTTGGTGGCGCTGTCGGGATTGTTGCCCAGCTTGGCCATCGCGATCGTGCCGCGGATGTTGGTATTGCCCGGCTCGTTGACGACCGGCGGCTTCGTCGCGATCACCGTCGGCGCACCCCCCGGGCCGCCGTAGGGGGCCGTCGGGGCGCTGAATCCACCTCCCTGGGTGACGAACCCGGTCACACGCCGGTGGATGATCGTGTTGGCGTAGCGCCCCTCGTCGGCATAGGCGAGGAAGTTGGCGACCGTCTGCGGCGTGGTCCGCGTGCGCCCCGCCCCCGGTTGGTCGAACAGTTCGACGAAGATCCGGTCGTCAGGGGCGGGGGAATTGGTCGTGAACCGCACCAGCGTCCCGGTCACGGCCGTGTCGTCGAACCGGCCGGAGAGCGAAATCGTCTGCGACGTCGCGGCCGCGGGCACGGTGAGATCGGGCAGCGGACTGACGACCACGACGGCCAGGGCGAGCCGTGGCTCGAGCGTCTCGCCGGGGCCGAGCGGGCAGGGGCGACGCCGATCGCGGCGGCTGGGGCGTCTCATCGGTGCAGTCTCCGTGCGAATAGAACTTGCCTTGCGTGAGTATACGGCTCGATCCCGCCGATGGATCGGCTCGGGATTCCGGGCCGATTGGCGGGAGTGGTGCCAGGGCGATCGTGCGCGAGCCTCTGCTCGGGCTCTGCAGAGGGGGGCGCCCCTCGCGCCTTTGCCCTCGCATCGACCCGCACGACATGGCGACGGGCCGATGCGAGGGCGACGGCGGAGGGGCTACGCGGGTCCCGTGGACTGGGGGTAGTGGGGCCGCGGGTGCGCCGGTTTGTCGGCGACCGGTCCCATCGGGCCAGCCCCGATTGACCGGCTTCGGCGGTACGGCCGACAATCCCGGGTCCTGCGGCCGGGGGGGCCGCGACGCTGTTCAGTTCCGGGGGATTCGATGCACCGTGTACTCCATGTCCTGACCACTGTTCTGTGCCTCGTTACCCCCTTCACCGCCGGTGCCGCGCGGGGTGCCGACGTGCCGCGGCGGCCCAATATCGTCGTCATCGTCGCCGACGATCTCGGCTACGCCGACCTCGGCTTCCAAGGGGGGCGCGACGTCCCCACCCCGCACCTCGACGCCCTGGCTGCCACGGGTGTGCGCTGCACGTCGGGGTACGTCTCCGGCCCCTACTGCAGCCCGACGCGCGCCGGGCTACTCACCGGCCGCTATCAGCAGCGCTTCGGCCACGAATTCAATCCCGGCCCGCCTGGCCCCGACACGCTCGAGATCGGCCTGCCCCTCACCGAAACGACGCTCGCCGACCGGCTCGGCAAGGCGGGCTACGCCACCGGTCTGGTGGGCAAGTGGCATCTGGGCAACGGGCCGAACCATCAGCCGCAGTCGCGCGGGTTCGCCGAGTTCTTCGGGTTCCTCGGCGGCGCCCACGGCTACGGGCCGTTTCCCGACGGCGACAAGGGGCCCAACGCGATCCGCCGCGGCCGCGAGCCGGTGGCCGAGAACGAGTATCTCACCGACGCCTTCGCGCGCGAGGCGGTGGCGTTCATCGACCGCCATGCGGCAGCGCCGTTCTTCCTCATGCTCACGTTCAACGCGGTCCACACACCGATGGAGGCGCGCGCCGGCTCGGAAGCGCGCTTCGCCGGCGTCACGCCGCCGCGCCGGCGGACCTACGCGGCGATGCTCGCGGCGATGGACGACGCGGTCGGGAAGGTCACGGCGGCGCTCGCCGAGCGAAAGCTGACCGGCGACACGGTGGTGTTCTTCATCAGCGACAACGGCGGCCCGCCGGTCAACGCGTCGAGCAACGGCACCCTCCGCGGCCACAAGGCGACCACCTGGGAGGGGGGCGTGCGCGTGCCGTTCGTCGTCTCCTGGCCAGGCACCCTGCCGGCCGGGAAGACCTACGACGAGCCTGTGATCCAACTCGACATCGCCCCGACGGCACTGGCCGCCGCCGGCATCGCCCGCCCCGACGGGCTCGACGGCGTCGACCTGCGCCCGTTCCTCACCGGCGACCGCGGCGGCGCCCCGCACGACGCGCTGTACTGGCGCTTCGGACAGCAGCGCGCGATCCGGATGGGGAACTGGAAACTCGTCGACGCGACCGGCGGCACCGGGCCGATGCTCGTCGACCTGGCCGCCGACCTCGGCGAGCAGACCGACAAGAGCACCGCCGAGCCGCAGGCGCGGCAGCGCCTCGAGGAGGCCTGGAAAACGTGGAACGCGACCCTTCAGGAGCCGCGCTGGGGCCGCGGCAACCCCGCGCGCCAGCGGCAGCGCCAGCAGCAACGCCAGCGCCAGCCTCAAGGCGGTCGGCAGACGGTGCCTCCCGCGACGGCCAGCGACCGATGAGCCGCCCGGCGGCACGATCGGTTCGGGCCGCGGCGTTCGCCGGCGCCGCGCTGTGCAGCCTGGCGCTGGTCGCCGCCGAACCCGCGCCGTCGCTGACGACGTGGGACGGCCGCCACCCGATCGCGCGGATCGAGGCGACTGTCGTTCATTTCGTGCCCGCCGACCGAGAAGTGCTCCCCGACTGGCGGGAGCGCGCCGAGTGGTTCGCGCGGCGGATCGAGGCGTTCCACGCGCGCGAGTTCCAGGGGCGCTCCGAACTGGTGGCCCGCGTCGAGGAGGCGGCGCTGGTGTCGCGGCTCCCGACGGCGGCCCTGCGGGAAGGGGATGCCGACGCGATCTTCTTCCGGACCCTCCGCGAGGCCGACGAGCGGCTTTCGTTCGCGCGCGAGACGAGGGCGGCGTTTCCCGTCCTCGTCGTCCTCAGCGACATCAACTGGCGGCCGCTCGACGATTTCCACCGCCTCTCCCCGCGCGGAACAGGGTGGGAGTTCGAGGGGGCCCTGTACCCCGACGGGATCCACGTCCCCGGTGCGGCGTCGGGGGGAGCCCGAGCCACCTACCTCGCCGAGGCCGGCAACGGCTGGGGGCTGGTGAGTGCCGACGGCTGGCGCGTGCCCTACCGCGGGAGTGACTGCGTCGTCTACCACGAGGGGGTCGGCCACGCGATCGGCCTGCCCCATCCACAGCAGCCCACCGCCGACGTGATGAGCCAGGGGCAGTACCGCGTCACGCTCGGCCAATCGTGGGTCGACGACGCCCAGAAGCGCACCCTCGGCTGGCGCCAGGTGGCAGGCTTCGATGCCGCCGCCCACGCGCTGTTCTCCGGGTTCACAGCGGCTCCCGAGCCGGCCGTGCCCCGGCCCGGCCAGGCGGTGGCCCTCCGCCTCGGGTTTCCCGAAGGCGTCGCCGTGACGTTACCGGTGGTCGAGTTCCAGACGTCGCTGCGCGGACCGTGGACGAGCGTCGCGGTCCCCGCCACGGCGCTCTCCGACGGCCTGGTGCCCCTCGGGCGCTTCGACCGCCCCTGCCCCGTCGCCTGGCGGGCGCGCGTGCGCCGGGCGCAGCCGCAAGGCACGGCAGACGACGCCGCCGAACTATGGGGCTATTTCCAGGTCCGGAGCGAACCGGGCACCCCTCCCCTCCCGACCGACGTCGATCCGCGGTACTTGCCGCAGCGTGACATTGTCGCGGCCGCACCGCCCTGTCCCCGGGAAGGCAGTCCCCCCGCCATCGGAGAGCGCCGGATGATCGCCGTCAGCAACGTCTCGAAGAGCTTCGCCGGCCAGCGGGTGTTGGCACCGACGAACCTCGATGTGCCGCGCGGGCGGACGACCGTGCTGATCGGCCCGAGCGGCTGCGGCAAGAGCACGCTGCTACGGATCATCGTCGGCCTGATCACCCCCGACAGCGGCGGCGTCACGATCGACGGTGAGCCGATGACCGCGGCCACCGCCCTCGAGCTGCGGCGCCGGATCGGCTACGTGATCCAGGACGGCGGCCTGTTTCCCCACCTCAGCGGCCGCGACAATGTCACGCTGCTGGCGCGGCGCCGGGGGCGCGACCCCGACTGGATCCGGCGCCGCGTCGACGAGCTGGCCGATCTGGTGCGCCTGCCGCAGGCGGCTCTCGACCGCCCGCCGGGGGCGCTTTCCGGCGGCCAGCGGCAGCGCCTCGGGATCATGCGGGCCTTGGCGCTCGACCCGCCGGTGGTCCTCCTCGACGAGCCACTCGGGGCCCTCGACCCGCTGGTCCGGTACGACCTCCAGGAGGACCTGCGGCGGATCTTCCGCGAGCTCGCCAAGACCGTCGTCCTCGTCACCCACGACATGGGTGAGGCCGGCTTCTTCGGCGACGAGATCGTCCTCCTCGGCGGTGGCACGATCGTCCAGCGCGGCACGCTCGACGCCCTGATCCACTCCCCCGCCGACGAGTCGGTGCGCCGTTTCATCCTCGCCCACCGGCTCCCGGGCATGACCGCAGGAGATCACCGATGACGCGCCGGGCGACGATCTGGGGGCTGGTGGCCGCGGCCTGCCTGGCCGGTCGGGCCGGCGCGGCGGAGCGCGTCGTGATCGGGTCGAAGGGGTTCACCGAGGGGATCATCCTCGGGGAGATCCTCGCCGCCACCGTGCGCCACGCCGGCGGCGAACCGGTTCACCGTAAGGCGCTGGGGGGGACGCAGATCGTCTTTCAGGCGCTCGAGCGCGGCGAGATCGACTGCTACGTCGAATACACCGGGACGCTGTCCGCCGAGATCCTCCGCGACGCCGCGGCCGCGGCGCCCGAGCGGCTGGCGGAGGCGCTGGCCGCGCGCGGGATCGTCGCCGGCCCCGAACTGGGGTTCGACAACACCTACGGCCTGGCGATGAAGCGCGAGCTCGCCGAGCGGCTCGGGATCCGCACGATCGGCGATCTGGTGGCCCGTGCCGGCGAGCCGGCGATCGCGGCGCTCGAGTTCGCCTTCAGCGACGAGTTCGTCCGCCGCGCCGACGGCTGGCCCGCCGTCCGCGCCGCCTACGGCCTGCGGCAGACGCCGCGCGTCGTCGACCATGCCCTGGCCTACAAAGGCATCGACGCCGGATCGATCCAGGTCACCGACCTCTACGCCACCGATCCCGAACCGCGCCTCCACGACCTGGTGCTGCTCGAGGACGACCGCCGCGCCTTCCGTGAGTACCGGGCGCTGATCCTCACCCGGGCCGACCTGCACGAGCGGGCGCCGGCCGTGGCCGCGGCGCTGGCCGAGCTGGCCGGGACGATCGACGGCCCGACGATGGCGGGGATGAACACCGCCGTGCGCGTCGACAAGCAGGGGGAGGCGGAGGTGGCGACGGCGTTCCTCCGCGAGCGCGTCGGCTGGGACGTCGCGCCGGTCGCTGCCGACGGCTTCCGCCGGCTCGTCCACGACATCCTCCGCGCCACCGGCCAGCACCTCCTCCTGGTCTTCGTGTCGCTGGCGGCGGCGGTCGTCGTCGGCGTGCCGGCGGGAATCCTCGCCGATCGGCATCCTGCCGCGGGGCGCTGGATCCTCGGCGCGGCCGGCATCATCCAGACGATCCCCTCGATGGCGGTGCTGGTGTTCATGGTGCCGCTGCTCGGCCTCGGCTGGCGGCCGGCAGCGCTGGCGCTGTTCCTCTACAGCCTGCTGCCGATCATCCGCGGGACGGCGACCGGCCTGGCGTCGATCCCCGGCCATCTCCGCGAGGCGGCGCTGGCGCTGGGGCTGACGCCCGGCGAGCGCTTGCGCCTCGTCGAGCTGCCGATGGCGTCACGCTCGATCCTCGCCGGCATCAAGACCGCCGCGGTGATCAACGTCGGCACCGCCACGATCGGCGGCCTGATCGGCGCCGGCGGCTACGGCGAGGCGATCCTCTCGGGGATCCGGCTCGCCGACGCCGCCCGGCTGATGGAGGGAGCGATCCCGGCGGCGCTGGTGGCCCTCGGCCTCGAGCGCGGCTTCGACCGGCTCGAGCGCTGGCTGGTGCCGGCCGGCCTCCGCACGGCGGGCCGCTGAGGGGCTGATGAGGCCACGGCGAGTTTTTCCCGACCGGGTGAAGGGCCGCGCGCCCCGCAGTACAACGGGGAACCCAGAGGAGACACCCGGCATGCACCGCCCCTGCACGATTCTGGCGGCGACGATCATCGGTATCGGCTTGGCCGCGGCGCACCCGGCCAACGCCTGGCAGCCCAGCAGCACCGCCGCTCCCGAAACCGCCCCCCATCCGGGCCGGCGCACGCCAGGCCCGCAGCCCGACGGCTCGGTGATCCTCCCGAACCAGTGGTCGCTGCGGCCGGTCGGCCGGCAGACCGTGGTCGGCGACTTCCCGGTCAACATCGCCCTCCACCCCGACGGCCGCCACGCCGTCGTTCTCCACTGCGGCTACGGGCCCCACGAGCTGGCGGTCGGCGACATCGAGACGCGGCGGATCCTGTCACGGACGCGGCTCGACGACGCGTTCCAGGGGCTGGCGTTCGCCGACGGCGGGACGCGGCTATACGTCTCGGGAGGGTCGGCGGAGACGATCCTCGCCTTCCGCTTCGAGGCCGGCGTGCTCGTGCCGGCCGGAGCGGTGGCGGTGCGCGAGCCCACGGTCCGCGGCATCCCCTGCGGGATCGCCCTCGGCCCCGGCGGCCACCTCTACGCCGCCAACGTCTGGGGCCACACCGTCTCGGTCGTCTCGCCGGCGACGGCCGAGCATGCCGCCGTCGTCCATCCCGAGCTGCTCCTCGGCACCGTGGCGCCGGCGCCGGCGCCGATACCACGGCCGACGACCGACGACCCGTCGATCACCAAGCGCGCCGACGCGCTCCTCGAGCGGGTGATCGCCGACGCCCCCCATCCCTGGACCTGCGTCGTTGACAACGCGCGGCGGCGGCTCTACGTCTCGCTGTGGGCACAGGCCGCCGTCGCGGTCCTCGACATCTCCACACCCGACGCGCCGCATGTCGTCGGCCGGGTCGAGGTCGAGGAGCACCCCAACGAGATGCTCCTCACCCCCGACGGCGAGCGCCTGTTCGTCGCCAACGCCAACCGCAACAGTGTGTCGGTGATCGATCCCGACACGCTCGCGGTCACCGAGACGCTCGTCGCCACGCTGTCGCCCGACGCGCCGCCGGGCAACACCCCCAACTCCCTCGCCCTCTCCCCCGACGGTACGCGGCTCTACGTCTCCAACGCCACGATCAACGCCCTCTCGGTGTGGGACGTCGCCGAACCGGGGCGCTCGCGGAGCCTGGGGTTCATCCCCGTCGGCTGGTATCCGACCTGCGTCCGCGTCACCGCCGACGGCCGCACGCTGCTGGTCGCCAACGGCAAGGGGGTGATCTCCGACTCCAACCGCAACGGCCCGCGCCCCGGCTACGACCGCGACGCGCCGACCCCCGATTACATCGGCGGGCTGTTCGAGGGGACGGTGTCGTTCATCGACCTGCCCGCCGACGACGAGGCGGGCCGGGCCCGGCTCGCGGAGTGGACGCAGCGCGCCTTCGCCTGCCGGCCGCCGGCGGC encodes:
- a CDS encoding sulfatase produces the protein MHRVLHVLTTVLCLVTPFTAGAARGADVPRRPNIVVIVADDLGYADLGFQGGRDVPTPHLDALAATGVRCTSGYVSGPYCSPTRAGLLTGRYQQRFGHEFNPGPPGPDTLEIGLPLTETTLADRLGKAGYATGLVGKWHLGNGPNHQPQSRGFAEFFGFLGGAHGYGPFPDGDKGPNAIRRGREPVAENEYLTDAFAREAVAFIDRHAAAPFFLMLTFNAVHTPMEARAGSEARFAGVTPPRRRTYAAMLAAMDDAVGKVTAALAERKLTGDTVVFFISDNGGPPVNASSNGTLRGHKATTWEGGVRVPFVVSWPGTLPAGKTYDEPVIQLDIAPTALAAAGIARPDGLDGVDLRPFLTGDRGGAPHDALYWRFGQQRAIRMGNWKLVDATGGTGPMLVDLAADLGEQTDKSTAEPQARQRLEEAWKTWNATLQEPRWGRGNPARQRQRQQQRQRQPQGGRQTVPPATASDR
- a CDS encoding ATP-binding cassette domain-containing protein, with product MIAVSNVSKSFAGQRVLAPTNLDVPRGRTTVLIGPSGCGKSTLLRIIVGLITPDSGGVTIDGEPMTAATALELRRRIGYVIQDGGLFPHLSGRDNVTLLARRRGRDPDWIRRRVDELADLVRLPQAALDRPPGALSGGQRQRLGIMRALALDPPVVLLDEPLGALDPLVRYDLQEDLRRIFRELAKTVVLVTHDMGEAGFFGDEIVLLGGGTIVQRGTLDALIHSPADESVRRFILAHRLPGMTAGDHR
- a CDS encoding ABC transporter permease subunit, with the translated sequence MTRRATIWGLVAAACLAGRAGAAERVVIGSKGFTEGIILGEILAATVRHAGGEPVHRKALGGTQIVFQALERGEIDCYVEYTGTLSAEILRDAAAAAPERLAEALAARGIVAGPELGFDNTYGLAMKRELAERLGIRTIGDLVARAGEPAIAALEFAFSDEFVRRADGWPAVRAAYGLRQTPRVVDHALAYKGIDAGSIQVTDLYATDPEPRLHDLVLLEDDRRAFREYRALILTRADLHERAPAVAAALAELAGTIDGPTMAGMNTAVRVDKQGEAEVATAFLRERVGWDVAPVAADGFRRLVHDILRATGQHLLLVFVSLAAAVVVGVPAGILADRHPAAGRWILGAAGIIQTIPSMAVLVFMVPLLGLGWRPAALALFLYSLLPIIRGTATGLASIPGHLREAALALGLTPGERLRLVELPMASRSILAGIKTAAVINVGTATIGGLIGAGGYGEAILSGIRLADAARLMEGAIPAALVALGLERGFDRLERWLVPAGLRTAGR
- a CDS encoding YncE family protein, yielding MHRPCTILAATIIGIGLAAAHPANAWQPSSTAAPETAPHPGRRTPGPQPDGSVILPNQWSLRPVGRQTVVGDFPVNIALHPDGRHAVVLHCGYGPHELAVGDIETRRILSRTRLDDAFQGLAFADGGTRLYVSGGSAETILAFRFEAGVLVPAGAVAVREPTVRGIPCGIALGPGGHLYAANVWGHTVSVVSPATAEHAAVVHPELLLGTVAPAPAPIPRPTTDDPSITKRADALLERVIADAPHPWTCVVDNARRRLYVSLWAQAAVAVLDISTPDAPHVVGRVEVEEHPNEMLLTPDGERLFVANANRNSVSVIDPDTLAVTETLVATLSPDAPPGNTPNSLALSPDGTRLYVSNATINALSVWDVAEPGRSRSLGFIPVGWYPTCVRVTADGRTLLVANGKGVISDSNRNGPRPGYDRDAPTPDYIGGLFEGTVSFIDLPADDEAGRARLAEWTQRAFACRPPAALDAFTTEELDDHPIPLSAGGKSPITHVIYVVKENRTYDQVLGDMPEGHGDPTLCLFPERVTPNHHALAREFVLLDNFYVESEVSADGHEWSMGAYATDFVERNWPLSYGHNRAKKFPYPSEGNFAAARPAGGYIWDRAIAAGVSFRSYGEWVANGPTPDAPCTAKVPALEGRFDPGYRSFDQDYSDLKRADRFIAELARFEREGEMPRLQIVRLPNDHTSGASPGKLTPTAFMAENDLAFGRIVEAVSRSRYWPTTAIFVVEDDAQNGSDHVDAHRTIAFMISPWARRGAVDSTLYSTSSMLRSIELILGLEPMSQFDAAALPMVRSFAKTADPTPYVCRPAAVDLDERNVASAWGAEASLAMDFSREDAADDLLLNEIVWKSVRGADSPMPPPRRAAFVFTALEDEDDDDGDDDDSDEAGGERDGG